TCTCCACTTCCTTGCTGGTAATCTGGTCCTAGAATTCCACATTCTGTAGCTATAGCTTTAGCTGTGAAAATGTTGTCTCCAGTAATCATTTTGATGCTCACCCCTGCAGATTGGCAAGCCTGCACGGCTTTCTTGACCCCTGGCCGACATGGATCCTTTAAACCAACTATCCCAAGCAAGGTTAAACCATCTTCTTTTATTCCACGATTCGTCTTTCTGCTTTGATCATCACCATCTTCTGTCTCTCCTTTCAAAACTTGCTTATGAGCAAAAGCAATGCATCGTAGACTACTGGCTGCCATGCTTTGGATTATGGTTTCGATTCTGTCCCTTCCGTCTTCGTTCATCGACCGTATGATCCCATTGCTTTCATAATATTGTGAACACATGGCTACAATCATCTCTGCAGCTCCTTTCCAATGTATGTGTACCATTTCATCAGCCTTTCTCTGAACTGATACCCCGCTACGCTTTTTCTCCGAGTTGAAGGTTTCAACGTGGAGAATGCTGTATTGTTGCTTCAGCTTTTCAATATTCATACCCAAGCCTAGGACAGCCCAAGACAGAATTGCCTTCTCGGTTGGACTGCCTGAAAATTCGGGAAGGGATCCTGAGAGAGGTATGCAGACACTACCAGTTGTGTTCAATCCAACTCCTTGGTAGAATAATTCAAGAACACTTGGGGCAATTTTTTTGGCAAGATCTTCTTCAACGGACTCTTGGCCGAGCCAAAACTGGGTAACTTTCATCTGATTCAATGTCAAGGTGCCAGTTTTGTCCGTACAAATGATTGTAGCCGAGCCCATTGTTTCACAAGCTGAAAGTTTTCGAACCATTGCTTGATCAGCCATCATTCTTTTCATCGAGTAAGCAAGTGTAAGAGTGACAGCCAATGGTAGACCTTCTGGGATAGCCACGACCACGATCGTTACTGCAGCAGCAACAATACGAACAACTGCATTCAAGATATCGTCTACATCGGTCTCACTCCCATGATACTCTGTCTGGCCATTGTCATCTTTCGTATTTCCAGTGAAATAACGAATTAACAAGACTGCAAGAACTAGAAAGGCAACCACAAGACCTACCTTTCCGATGGAAGAGGTCAGTTTGTCAAGTCGAGCTTGTAGCGGCGTTCTCTCGTTTTTATCACTGGTTATTGAACTCATCATTTCACCCCATGCAGTATCCATTCCGACTGATGCTACAAGCATTCGAGCGTATCCATCGACTACCTTAGAACCAGAAGAAAGGAAAGGGTTCCTGCAAGCATCAACCTCCACATGGTCGCTCTCGCCCGTCATGCTTGATTCATCCACTTGCAGTGAATGTCCATCCAAGAACAGTCCATCTGCCGGAATTTGATCTCCGATCTTCAAGAAGACAACGTCTCCAGCAACGAGATCGAATATAGATATTTGTTGCCGACGACCACTTCTAACAACTTCAACTTTGATATTGTTACTAATTTTTGATAACTTATCAAATTGAGTCTCCTGCCTGAAGTTACTAAGTGCAGAGACAACGATGACGAGAAAGACAGCAACGAAGATACTTCCTCCTTCGTACCAACCTTCTTCGGCACCATGTTCTTTGATGCCAAAACCTAGAGATAAAGCAGCACATACAAGGAGAATAAGAATTGTTGTATCCTTGAAAGCTTCCAAGACGAAGTATAATAACCCTTTCGGAGGTGGCTTATGATACTTATTAAAACCGAACATCTCTTGCCTTTTTATAACCTCTTGCTCATCGTCTCGGATTCCATGTTCAGAATTCGTACAAAGAGCATCAACAACGCCATCAACCCCTCTGAGATGGTTAAGAGAAACCAAGTCTTTCTCTTTCACAGTCTTCACAAGTcgtttttggttgattttatGGTCAATATCAAGGGCGACATAATGATCAAACTCGGCGACATAATGATCAAACTGCTGAGAGGTCATAGAAGGGAGTTGGGTATCCCTTTGGGATATGATCTTGTCGGCAAGGGAAAGCATAACACGAGACGAATATATCCTGATGTAGGCAATGCGCCAACGCCGTTGGGCTACGGTGAAGCCGCTGGGGGCGGTGACATTGAGGAGTGAAGTGCTGCAATCATAGAGTTTGCACTCATCACTGCTTGACATGGTTTTGGAGGGTTTACAAATTTAGAAGAGAGTTTCTCTTTTAGATCAAAGAATGAAACCTCCTTCAACTAAAGGGGTATCCGAAAAGAAACACCTGGTCAACAAACCGCCATTAAAGTTGGCTGAGCCTCAGCTAACACTACGGAAGTTATTGGACAATCAGCAGACGTATGTttaccatacatacatacatacatatatatatgtatatatatttatatatgtaaaataaaaaaatcatagaaattttataacttaaatgataagaaattattatttgatacacAGACGATTGAGTTTTTATTTCTACGAGCTTTGTTGTCATACTATActgatatttttttctcaagcCTTGTTTTCATGGGCTAGGATAAAACTCAAAAGAATTTTAAGaatgagaattaaattataaattttgaagatcaaaatataattttattatcctattaattaatgcaattttaccattttgcctGTCCATGGCCATGGGTTATTTTTTATGTgcaagttatatatataagctCGAGCATAAGTTTTAGAAAACGAAAGGCGATCTAAATGAAGttagaatttcaattttaaatattttttgctaTTAAAAAAGTGCCGACATGAATTAagttttttcaataatttatgtCAGAAGaaaatactattttaataatgtatCATCTACTACtagattttgtaattttaattgtttaatcataaaTATAGGTGGATGCTATTGAATTATTggatttgtaattttaattatttaaaaataatatataagtatgaaaacataaaaatattatcctaataatatttattataatttaaaagtcgacttaatttaaatataaatactagGTTAGATAATAAGTTAatgggtaaactattaaaatagtcacttttgtttgtctcacgttacattttagtcacttatgtttgaaatgttacattttagtcacttacgttatcatgttctaacattttagtcactaaactgttaattgtcgttaacgtGTAACGGAAAGCTGACatggcatgttaaatcatcatttcaaatgaaaattttaggttaaattatacaattggtccctatattttttcattttgagcaatttaatttttttcttttatgttcttttaactttttttttcttttttttttccattctctttgttttcctcccttcttcatttttttaacgtagtttttttatgtttttcatttgttaaaaactAGTCCACAAACTCGCAtcactcgaaaaaattaaattgttcaaaaaaataaaagtataggaatTAGTtctaacaaatggaaaacatagaaaaactgggttaaaagaaatggaggagGGAGGAAAACAGAGTGAGAGAGaaacagaagagaatggaaaaataaaaagaaaagttaaaagaacataaaagaaaaaattaaattgctcaaaacgaaacaatatggggaccgattgtataaattaacctaaattttttatttgaaatgattatttaacaTGCCACATCAGTTTACCTTTACACCGTTAACGAAAATTAACGGTTCAGTGACTGAAATGTTACAAGGCaataacataagtgattaaaacgtaatatttcaaacataagtgactaaagtgTAATATGAGGTAACAAAattgactattttaataattttaccctAAGTTAGATGGGAAACTCGGCTCTCACGCTGAGTTGACTCTTCAAAGTTCAAATGCCTTTAATTACGACGTTCAACTATGCAACTTTTGTGTAGCTTCCGAGGTTTAATTGCTTTATACGTAATGCTCCCACAAGTTGCctacaaaattttattagatttgaattttagataagatttttataatttggataAGTACGgctattttacaatttttttaatatatttactatttataaaaCTCAACTATGGCAACTGAGTAGGGCAGGTGGTAACTGTAATTATCCTTCAATTCTTCAGAACTACTAGGGGCGGAGAAATTTCAAGAATGCAATAATGGCAGTAGGATGGATGTGGTACGGGAAAGACTATAACGACTTTTGATAAATTGCATATGATTAATCTTGCCATTGTGGTATTGGATCATTGACCTATGGTTTTATATACCCACGCTAAAAATATATGTCATCTTGATATGACTAAACTCTATGGCCCTGCCCTAAGCTGTAAACTAAAAATCACCAAAGATAGATTTATGGAAGGGAATAAATCTACCTTTGGTAACTTGAAATAGAGTTGCCTTCAACTTGAACACAATCTACAAATGGCTCAGGACTTACAAGACCGGCCCCCTCAAGCAAGAATAACTTTATTGGTTTGAAAAATCCTGTTCTGGTTGGATTGTTCATGGAGAAAGAAATGCTaagttctttcattcttttactTCAAAGACACGTGCATTTAATACTATTCTACAACTCAATTTGAATTGGGTTCCTAGATTGAAGAGCAAGTAGACTTACGCATAATGGCAGTTCAACATTTTCAGATCAGATCTTTGATCTGAGAAATCTGCTCAGAATCTTAACATTCCTACTCTTATAGTTACTATGGAAAATCAAAATGAGAACCAGAATaatgatttatgaaattgaGTATACATGATGATGAATATGTTCTTTGTATTTATGAGATATGGAAAATGGTGATGAAATGTATTATCTAAAGTTGAGATTGCAAATGGAATATGCAAGGGAAGTGTTATATCTTGTACTAGTCATTTCCATTAGATTTGGTTAATGTAATCAAGAAATGGTAAAAGTTAATATGACAAATTGCATAACATCATTAATCATTAATTCATGCATTTGAATcacttatattttaatgttcagattatagaaatattactGAGCTATACTCAACGtacgatttttttttctatgcgTAGGTTAAGTATTTTTTGATTCGATCGTCAACTTTAGCATCCAACGACAATCCAAGACTCAAGAGTTGGTGATAATTTTTGGTTACCTAGAAGAGTTTTGTGGTtgtatatgttatgttttggatgaatttagcatttttaatgTTATGCGAATATGTATATAACTATAAGTTTGATAATGATCTTGGTATTTGGTAATATTTGTTGATGGTATAGGTATGTATGTTATAATGCTTATGTGGTGATAAAATAATGCTAGGTTTGAATGGATTTGGTAAGGTTTTGTGCATGTTTGAATGGTTGATTGGGATCATTATTATAAGGTgttataaatggttaaatgaagTATgtcatgttaatttttttgaggtGTCCTGAAGGGCCCATTGGATTGTTTTGAATATggtattatgtttgaaattgaacTGTTGGATTGAGGTGCCAATTGTGACATATTAGTTAAGCACTTAGGTTGGCTGACATAAATGATGTTTTTGGTATAATATTGATGCTTTTGACCTAGTTGAAACTTGGTATAAAGTGTTGCTTATGGTATAAGTGACTAGGGTTAAAAAGCTTGTTTTGTAAGGTATCTACAAGTAAACACGGCCTGATACACGATCGTGTGCCATACACAAGCATATGGCAAGGTCGTGTGGTCTGCACATTTAGGGTGATTTTGGGTGCACACAACCACAATTTGTTACACGGCCAGACGATACGACCGTATGACatcttttgaatatttacacttttgacCCACATGGcatcagtgagttacacggtttcTTCGCACAGCCGTGTGACTCTAACTCCACACGACATCAGGCTGTTACACAACTTGCCcatacggtcgtgtgtcccatccgacacggccgtgtgactcattatataaaatatttgatacatttaataatttatatcattatataaaattttgaaaaaattgatgTCATCCtcaattgagtcttaattcaGTTGTGAAATTGCTAAACTAAGTTTTTATAAAGCAGTAAATGTaattttgagggtattttgttttatatatatcaatttttttataaatctatGCCATTATAGTAATTCCTCCAAAACTCTAAAATTGAagaatattattcaaatatacatgtttaaacttatattatttagattagtgaattaacaacaatataatttaaataaaaattaatcaaaataattataatttattttttataccaTACAAATTTAAACTCATGCACATTACACTACCACACAAGTGAACCTATAGATTGAACTCTAGTTTTAGCTATGAATAAACTCATTTCAGCCAATAAACCTACTACTTGAgttcataatttattaataaagtagtaaacttttaatttcaataaaacgaAATTATCCATCAAAGTGCCACAAAGAGcgaaaacttttttaaattaaatttgaacttaCATTTTATTCTCGTATTAcgatataaatataaacaaaataaaataatatgaataaatacatgaatatatcaaaacataaatgGTCAAGCATACCAAAATCTCATTGCTCTTATCTTTTCTTTCTACAAGGTTCAAAACTCGGATCATGTTGGAATAAGTTTCAtctataaattttgagtttgatttaaaataaaataaaattcttcaagttttaaatttgactatttatgtttaagttctaatcaaaatttttattgtacataaatatttctaacttCTATCTATCACATCGTCTATACCTTATTATAGGCCACTTTATCCATAGTATACCAAATAAATCTCTCCGATTTTTTCCATATTCTTCTCCTACGGGAGTTCTCGTTTTCGGGACCTCATGAACACTATGGAGTACTCATTTTCTTGAAGAAGCTACAAGTTTTAATCCGTTTTTCACTATTCTTCCAAGACCACTCGACTTTATGAGATGAATTGTTTTCAAACTTCCAATCTAAACTTGCATCTCAACAATCATCAATTAAGTTTGCGAGCTGTTTGAACTAAGGGATAGGATACCCGATTTCACTTCTACATCTCAACAATCATCAAGTcggattcaattttttttaatgaaatatgaataattttactcaacaaaattataatatttacacCTTCGATaccatgttttcaaaattaaatcaataaacgaaataatcaaatcatcaattttcGATCTAACCAATTTATCCagttaaattaaatcaattattaaaaatatattaaaaaaaaaaccaatgcAGCTTTTCATTTTGGTTGCGATTAACGTGGCGGTAAAGTTTGACTCAAACGAGACGCCCATGCAATTGAAAATACTAACTAAAGAGAAGTTTCGCTGCACTTTCTGGGTCCTCATAGCACTTCCAAATTTTAGGTCTAATTATGACTCCACTCTCTATACTCTTTAcacttttgaaatttagtctctttCTTTCTAATTACTGAAATATAATCCTTTTATtcttatcttttaaaatttggatttctCAATTcaactataattttaaaaactaaacttCTAATATTAAAATGCAACATACTCGCTATTCGGATATTCAATTGGGTCCTGACCCGTAGTCTACAAGAGTTGCTCTTCGAGTTCGCAAGTGAGCTGTTTGCATCCTTATATGAGATTGCACGATATAGGTCCGCACCATCATGCAGACAAACTTTCATCTAAAAAACACGTGTTAACCCTAGAATAGGGTATATACATATTGACATACATAAAGACCTACCTACAACGTTTCATCTATAAACAATAACCGTATcatttaaataaagaatttaatGCTTTTTACTCACAAATAAAAACTCCAAATTTTAAATGTGGGTacaataaaatcatttattgatataaatgttaattaattaattaattaatcaatcgCTATCGCCTGCAAT
The Gossypium raimondii isolate GPD5lz chromosome 8, ASM2569854v1, whole genome shotgun sequence DNA segment above includes these coding regions:
- the LOC105790481 gene encoding calcium-transporting ATPase 12, plasma membrane-type; its protein translation is MSSSDECKLYDCSTSLLNVTAPSGFTVAQRRWRIAYIRIYSSRVMLSLADKIISQRDTQLPSMTSQQFDHYVAEFDHYVALDIDHKINQKRLVKTVKEKDLVSLNHLRGVDGVVDALCTNSEHGIRDDEQEVIKRQEMFGFNKYHKPPPKGLLYFVLEAFKDTTILILLVCAALSLGFGIKEHGAEEGWYEGGSIFVAVFLVIVVSALSNFRQETQFDKLSKISNNIKVEVVRSGRRQQISIFDLVAGDVVFLKIGDQIPADGLFLDGHSLQVDESSMTGESDHVEVDACRNPFLSSGSKVVDGYARMLVASVGMDTAWGEMMSSITSDKNERTPLQARLDKLTSSIGKVGLVVAFLVLAVLLIRYFTGNTKDDNGQTEYHGSETDVDDILNAVVRIVAAAVTIVVVAIPEGLPLAVTLTLAYSMKRMMADQAMVRKLSACETMGSATIICTDKTGTLTLNQMKVTQFWLGQESVEEDLAKKIAPSVLELFYQGVGLNTTGSVCIPLSGSLPEFSGSPTEKAILSWAVLGLGMNIEKLKQQYSILHVETFNSEKKRSGVSVQRKADEMVHIHWKGAAEMIVAMCSQYYESNGIIRSMNEDGRDRIETIIQSMAASSLRCIAFAHKQVLKGETEDGDDQSRKTNRGIKEDGLTLLGIVGLKDPCRPGVKKAVQACQSAGVSIKMITGDNIFTAKAIATECGILGPDYQQGSGEVVEGIEFRNYAPDERMEKVEKIRVMARSSPFDKLLMVQCLKQKGHVVAVTGDGTNDAPALKEADIGLSMGIQGTEVAKESSDIVILDDNFSSVATVLRWGRCVYNNIQKFIQFQLTVNVAALVINFIAAVSAGEVPLTTVQLLWVNLIMDTLGALALATDRPTNELMEKPPVGRTEPLITNIMWRNLLAQALYQIAILLILQFRGESIVNVPETVKDTLIFNTFVLCQVFNEFNARKLEKQNVFEGILKNRLFLGIIGVTIVLQVVMVEFLKKFADTEQLKLWQWGVCILLAAFSWPIAWFVKLIPVSNTPFFSYLKRLRIIYTIVKRPINHQKP